A stretch of Acidovorax sp. RAC01 DNA encodes these proteins:
- the gltX gene encoding glutamate--tRNA ligase, whose amino-acid sequence MTDQTSSTTGRVRTRFAPSPTGFIHLGNIRSALYPWAFARATGGDFILRIEDTDLERSSQAAVDVILEGMSWLGMDPDEGPFYQMQRMDRYKEVLAQLQAAGHVYPCYTSVAELDALRERQMAAKEKPRYDGTWRPEAGKQLPAVPEGVQPVLRFKNPQGGVVAWDDKVKGRIEISNDELDDLVIARPDGTPTYNFCVVVDDIDMAITHVIRGDDHVNNTPRQINIFRALGKEPPVYAHLPTVLNEQGEKMSKRNGAKPVTQYRDEGYLADAMLNYLARLGWSHGDDEIFSREQFLQWFNLDHLGRSAAQFDEAKLRWVNAQHLKAMADDALAALVAPRLLQRGVAQSDIDDGRLARICALFKDRCDTTVALADWAHVFYGDVSADPAERAQHVTAAIAPALDALADALTACAWDKASISAAFKQVLTAQGLKMPQLAMPARVLTAGTAHTPSVDAVLELVGREKVVARLRNR is encoded by the coding sequence ATGACTGACCAAACCTCATCCACTACGGGTCGCGTTCGCACCCGTTTTGCTCCGTCGCCCACCGGGTTCATCCATTTGGGCAACATCCGTTCGGCGCTTTACCCCTGGGCCTTTGCAAGGGCAACCGGCGGTGACTTCATCCTTCGCATCGAAGACACCGACCTGGAGCGCTCAAGCCAGGCTGCTGTGGATGTGATCCTGGAAGGCATGTCGTGGCTCGGTATGGATCCCGACGAGGGCCCGTTCTACCAGATGCAGCGCATGGACCGCTACAAGGAGGTATTGGCGCAACTCCAGGCCGCCGGGCACGTTTATCCCTGCTACACCAGCGTGGCAGAGCTGGATGCGCTGCGCGAGCGGCAGATGGCGGCCAAGGAGAAACCCCGCTATGACGGAACCTGGCGTCCCGAGGCTGGCAAGCAGCTCCCTGCCGTACCAGAGGGGGTGCAGCCGGTCCTGCGATTCAAGAACCCGCAGGGCGGCGTGGTGGCGTGGGACGACAAGGTCAAGGGACGCATCGAGATCAGCAATGATGAGCTCGATGACCTCGTGATCGCGCGGCCCGACGGTACGCCCACCTACAACTTCTGTGTGGTGGTGGACGATATTGACATGGCGATCACCCATGTGATCCGGGGCGACGACCACGTGAACAACACGCCGCGCCAGATCAACATCTTCCGTGCTCTCGGCAAGGAGCCGCCGGTGTATGCCCACCTGCCCACGGTGCTCAATGAGCAGGGCGAGAAGATGAGTAAGCGCAATGGCGCCAAGCCTGTCACGCAATACCGCGACGAGGGGTATCTGGCCGACGCCATGCTCAATTACCTGGCCCGCCTGGGCTGGAGTCACGGCGATGACGAGATCTTCAGCCGCGAGCAATTCCTGCAGTGGTTCAACCTGGACCATCTGGGCCGCAGCGCAGCGCAGTTTGATGAGGCAAAGCTGCGCTGGGTCAACGCGCAGCATCTGAAAGCGATGGCGGACGACGCCCTGGCGGCACTGGTGGCTCCTCGATTGCTGCAGCGCGGCGTGGCGCAAAGCGATATCGACGATGGCCGGCTGGCCCGCATTTGCGCGCTGTTCAAGGACCGCTGCGACACCACGGTGGCCTTGGCTGACTGGGCCCATGTTTTCTATGGCGACGTCAGTGCGGACCCCGCCGAACGCGCCCAGCATGTCACTGCGGCCATCGCTCCGGCTCTGGACGCGCTGGCAGATGCGCTGACGGCGTGTGCCTGGGACAAGGCGTCGATCAGCGCCGCGTTCAAGCAGGTGCTGACCGCGCAGGGCCTCAAGATGCCTCAGCTGGCCATGCCTGCGCGGGTTCTCACAGCAGGCACAGCGCACACACCTTCGGTGGATGCCGTGCTGGAGCTTGTGGGCCGTGAAAAAGTTGTAGCGCGTTTGCGAAACCGCTGA
- a CDS encoding CvpA family protein has product MAALDWIFAGVLIASMCIGAWRGLVYEVLSVLGWVTAFFVAQWFAADMAAMLPMGEASDTLRYAAGFVLVFVATVFACGVLAWLAKKLIEAIGLRPADRMLGAAFGLVRGFVLLLVAAVVAGLTPIGGTIGWQQSQAAPLLADALRGLGPLLPEEFARHLPA; this is encoded by the coding sequence ATGGCCGCGCTGGACTGGATCTTTGCTGGTGTGCTTATCGCATCCATGTGCATCGGCGCGTGGCGGGGGCTGGTCTATGAGGTGCTGTCTGTCCTGGGATGGGTGACGGCTTTCTTTGTGGCGCAGTGGTTTGCCGCCGACATGGCAGCGATGCTCCCGATGGGAGAGGCCAGTGACACGCTTCGGTATGCGGCGGGTTTTGTACTGGTGTTCGTGGCAACCGTCTTTGCGTGCGGAGTGCTGGCCTGGTTGGCAAAGAAGCTGATCGAGGCCATCGGCCTCAGGCCTGCCGACCGGATGCTGGGCGCTGCGTTTGGACTGGTACGCGGCTTCGTGTTGCTGCTGGTGGCCGCGGTGGTTGCAGGGTTGACGCCGATCGGTGGAACCATCGGTTGGCAGCAGTCCCAGGCCGCGCCGCTTTTGGCCGACGCGTTGCGGGGGCTGGGCCCCCTGTTGCCTGAAGAATTTGCAAGGCATTTGCCTGCTTGA
- the purF gene encoding amidophosphoribosyltransferase, giving the protein MCGIVGVVSPAPVNQLIYDALLLLQHRGQDAAGIVTQQGRKFFMHKAKGMVRDVFRTRNMRALPGNVGLGQVRYPTAGNAFSEEEAQPFYVNAPFGIVLVHNGNLTNARELRTELFQTDHRHTNTDSDSEVLLNVFAHELERSTRGVALQPEDVFKAVEAVHRRIKGSYAVIALIAGHGLLAFRDPHGIRPLAMGRSQDGTVMVGSESVALEGTSHVFERNIDPGEAIFITLDGKVHARQCAANPQLNPCIFEFVYLARPDSVLDGISVYQARLNLGEALAKRVVSTVPPSEIDVIIPIPESSRPSATQLAHLLGIPYREGFVKNRYVGRTFIMPGQGVRKKSVRQKLNVIGSEFKGRNVLLVDDSIVRGTTSREIVQMARDAGARKVYLASAAPPVRYPNVYGIDMPTSSELVAHGRTVEEIRQAIGCDALIYQDVDGMKRAVGSLNAAIAGFDASCFDGVYVTGDITAEGIASLNEGRGGAEEGEEDTSRLALPNAQTA; this is encoded by the coding sequence ATGTGTGGAATCGTCGGCGTCGTCAGTCCAGCGCCTGTCAATCAGCTGATTTATGACGCATTGCTGCTGCTGCAGCACCGCGGCCAGGATGCAGCCGGTATCGTGACCCAGCAAGGCCGCAAGTTCTTCATGCACAAGGCCAAGGGCATGGTGCGCGATGTGTTCCGCACGCGCAACATGCGAGCGCTGCCGGGCAATGTCGGCCTGGGGCAGGTGCGGTATCCCACGGCTGGCAATGCGTTCAGCGAGGAGGAAGCGCAGCCGTTTTATGTCAACGCACCCTTTGGCATTGTCCTGGTGCACAACGGAAACCTGACCAACGCGCGGGAGTTGCGCACTGAACTGTTCCAGACAGACCATCGGCACACCAACACGGACAGCGACTCCGAAGTTCTGCTCAATGTGTTTGCCCATGAACTGGAGCGTTCGACACGCGGTGTAGCGCTTCAGCCCGAGGATGTCTTCAAGGCGGTGGAGGCGGTCCATCGACGGATCAAGGGTTCCTACGCGGTGATCGCGCTGATCGCAGGCCACGGTCTTCTGGCCTTCCGTGATCCGCACGGCATCCGGCCTCTGGCCATGGGCCGCAGCCAGGACGGAACGGTGATGGTGGGAAGCGAATCCGTAGCACTGGAGGGCACATCCCATGTCTTCGAGCGCAACATCGACCCGGGTGAGGCCATCTTCATCACGCTGGATGGCAAGGTGCACGCGCGACAATGTGCTGCGAACCCGCAACTCAATCCGTGCATTTTCGAGTTTGTGTATTTGGCGCGTCCCGACTCGGTGCTGGATGGCATCTCGGTGTACCAGGCTCGGCTCAATCTGGGCGAAGCCCTGGCCAAGCGCGTGGTGTCCACCGTGCCGCCGAGCGAGATCGACGTCATCATTCCGATTCCGGAGTCAAGCCGCCCCAGCGCAACGCAGCTGGCCCACCTTCTGGGCATTCCGTACCGCGAAGGGTTTGTCAAAAACCGCTACGTGGGCCGCACGTTCATCATGCCGGGGCAGGGCGTTCGCAAGAAGTCCGTACGCCAGAAACTCAATGTGATTGGCAGCGAGTTCAAAGGCCGCAACGTCCTGTTGGTCGATGACTCCATCGTGCGCGGAACGACCAGTCGCGAAATTGTGCAGATGGCGCGCGACGCTGGAGCCCGCAAGGTGTACCTCGCCAGCGCGGCTCCTCCAGTGCGCTACCCGAACGTCTATGGCATCGACATGCCCACCAGCAGCGAACTGGTAGCCCACGGCCGTACGGTCGAAGAGATTCGGCAGGCCATTGGCTGCGACGCACTCATCTATCAGGACGTGGATGGCATGAAGAGGGCCGTGGGCTCGCTCAATGCCGCGATTGCCGGTTTTGATGCATCGTGTTTCGACGGTGTCTACGTGACAGGCGACATTACGGCTGAGGGCATTGCGAGCCTGAACGAAGGGCGCGGCGGCGCGGAAGAAGGCGAGGAGGACACCTCGCGCCTGGCCCTGCCCAACGCGCAGACGGCCTGA
- the ppnP gene encoding pyrimidine/purine nucleoside phosphorylase: MTTEKIDGVSVTTQANVYFDGKCVSHGITFADGTKKSVGVVLPATLTFNTGAPEIMECVGGSCEYKLDGTDQWIKSSAGEKFSVPGNSRFEIRVTEPYHYICHFG, from the coding sequence ATGACCACCGAAAAGATCGACGGCGTGTCCGTCACGACCCAGGCCAACGTTTACTTTGACGGAAAGTGCGTCAGCCATGGCATCACCTTTGCCGACGGCACCAAGAAGTCCGTGGGCGTCGTGCTGCCAGCAACGTTGACGTTCAATACTGGCGCTCCCGAAATCATGGAATGCGTGGGCGGTTCCTGTGAGTACAAGCTCGACGGGACCGACCAGTGGATCAAGTCCTCGGCAGGCGAGAAATTCAGCGTGCCCGGCAACTCCAGATTCGAGATCCGCGTCACCGAGCCGTACCACTACATCTGCCATTTCGGCTGA
- the folC gene encoding bifunctional tetrahydrofolate synthase/dihydrofolate synthase, which yields MQIKPTTLEGWLRHCEELHPVGIDMGLDRVREVARRLNLRFECPVITVAGTNGKGSTCAMLEAVALQAGYRTGVYTSPHLVHFEERCRVHGEIVNATDLIAHFQAVESARLQNGNEVSLTYFEFSTLAILRLMSHAKLDVAILEVGLGGRLDATNIIDTDCAIITSIDIDHAEFLGPDRESIGREKAGIMRTGRPVIVGDPMAPQSVIDHALEIGAELWRFGHDFNFSGDKQQWSWARRGRRYAGLAYPSLRGANQLINASGVLAAFEAIRERLPVTAQAVRNGMAMVELPGRFQIVPGQPTLVLDVAHNPHSVAALTANLDAMGFFPTTHAVFGAMADKDLAPMLAKVGPLIDRWYFTNLPTPRAESAAGLQQKWNAVQMVAGGRREVTSSLHADPMAALQAAVAAADPADRIVVFGSFYTVGGVLVNGTPRLQAKHLGA from the coding sequence ATGCAAATCAAACCGACTACCCTTGAAGGCTGGCTCCGCCACTGCGAAGAACTGCACCCTGTCGGCATCGACATGGGCCTCGACCGTGTGCGCGAAGTTGCGCGCAGACTCAATCTGCGCTTTGAGTGCCCCGTGATCACCGTGGCAGGCACCAATGGAAAGGGCTCGACGTGCGCCATGCTGGAGGCTGTGGCCCTGCAGGCTGGCTACCGCACGGGCGTGTACACGTCCCCCCATCTGGTGCATTTCGAGGAGCGCTGCCGTGTGCACGGTGAAATCGTCAACGCTACGGATTTGATAGCGCACTTTCAAGCGGTGGAAAGCGCCAGATTGCAAAATGGCAACGAAGTCTCCTTGACGTACTTCGAGTTCAGCACGCTGGCCATCCTTCGGCTCATGAGCCACGCGAAGCTTGATGTCGCCATCCTGGAGGTCGGCCTGGGCGGGCGCCTGGATGCAACGAACATCATCGATACCGACTGCGCCATCATCACGAGCATTGACATCGACCATGCCGAGTTCCTGGGGCCTGACCGCGAAAGCATCGGCCGGGAGAAGGCCGGCATCATGCGCACCGGCCGGCCAGTCATCGTCGGCGACCCCATGGCGCCACAAAGTGTGATCGATCACGCCCTGGAAATCGGCGCGGAGCTCTGGCGCTTTGGCCATGACTTCAATTTTTCGGGCGACAAGCAGCAGTGGAGCTGGGCCAGGCGCGGCAGACGGTATGCCGGTCTGGCGTACCCGTCGTTGCGCGGAGCCAACCAGCTGATCAATGCTTCCGGCGTGCTTGCGGCCTTCGAGGCCATTCGCGAGCGCCTTCCGGTGACGGCACAGGCCGTGCGCAACGGCATGGCCATGGTCGAGCTGCCCGGCAGGTTCCAGATTGTTCCGGGCCAGCCCACACTGGTGCTGGACGTGGCGCACAACCCCCATTCCGTGGCGGCACTGACCGCCAATCTGGACGCCATGGGGTTTTTCCCGACTACGCATGCCGTGTTTGGTGCAATGGCCGACAAGGATCTGGCACCTATGCTCGCCAAGGTGGGCCCGCTGATCGATCGCTGGTACTTCACGAATCTGCCGACCCCGCGCGCGGAGTCTGCCGCAGGGCTGCAGCAAAAGTGGAATGCGGTGCAGATGGTGGCAGGCGGCCGCCGCGAGGTGACATCTTCGTTGCACGCAGACCCCATGGCGGCGCTGCAGGCTGCGGTCGCCGCGGCGGACCCCGCTGATAGAATTGTGGTCTTTGGCTCGTTCTACACGGTAGGCGGCGTTCTGGTGAATGGAACCCCACGCCTGCAGGCCAAACATCTGGGCGCTTAA
- a CDS encoding glycine zipper 2TM domain-containing protein, producing MKTIIAFASMVAVAGMANAQEQGRVLSATPIVQQVATPQQVCGNETVYNGHRTTGAGAVVGAIAGGAAGNAIGKGSGRAAATAIGLIGGAVLGNQIEGGQPQYQNVQRCTTETYYENRTVGYDVVYEYAGRQYSTRTQNDPGGWIPLTVQPAGQTYSTRPDPYAPNGVYSQPGVVTSTYPRGPVYQQPTYITPPVTVIEYGYDGGYPHHRNPYWR from the coding sequence ATGAAAACAATCATCGCTTTCGCTTCCATGGTGGCCGTCGCCGGAATGGCCAACGCCCAGGAACAGGGCCGCGTGCTGTCTGCCACGCCCATCGTTCAGCAAGTGGCTACCCCGCAGCAGGTGTGCGGTAACGAAACGGTTTACAACGGCCACCGAACTACGGGGGCCGGCGCTGTGGTAGGCGCGATTGCAGGGGGCGCAGCCGGCAACGCCATCGGCAAAGGGAGCGGACGAGCCGCGGCTACGGCGATCGGGCTGATCGGCGGTGCGGTGCTTGGCAACCAGATCGAAGGCGGCCAGCCGCAGTACCAGAACGTGCAGCGCTGTACGACCGAAACTTACTATGAAAACCGCACCGTGGGTTACGACGTGGTGTACGAATACGCGGGGCGGCAGTACAGCACGCGCACCCAGAACGATCCTGGTGGCTGGATCCCGCTGACCGTTCAGCCTGCGGGCCAGACTTACTCAACACGCCCAGACCCTTATGCCCCCAACGGGGTGTACAGCCAACCGGGGGTGGTCACCTCCACATACCCCCGCGGCCCGGTCTATCAGCAACCGACCTACATCACGCCACCAGTCACCGTAATCGAGTACGGGTACGACGGTGGCTACCCGCACCATCGAAACCCCTACTGGCGATAG
- a CDS encoding arsenate reductase: MTSTQITLYGISNCDTVKKARAWFTAQALSHDFHDFKKQGVPTDALDRWTAAVSWQKLVNRSGTTWRKLDAPTQSAVVDALTASALMTAQPSVIKRPVVELRRGSDHLITVGYVPEQWEAWTQHHITP, from the coding sequence ATGACATCCACCCAGATCACCCTCTACGGAATTTCCAACTGCGACACCGTGAAAAAAGCCCGGGCATGGTTCACCGCCCAGGCACTTTCCCACGATTTCCATGATTTCAAGAAACAAGGCGTGCCGACCGATGCACTAGACCGCTGGACCGCAGCGGTCAGCTGGCAAAAACTGGTGAACCGCAGCGGCACCACCTGGCGCAAGCTCGATGCACCAACCCAGAGCGCAGTCGTGGATGCATTGACCGCCAGCGCATTGATGACCGCACAGCCCAGCGTGATCAAGCGGCCTGTGGTCGAACTGCGGCGGGGGAGCGACCATTTGATTACGGTGGGCTACGTGCCTGAGCAGTGGGAAGCCTGGACGCAGCACCACATCACCCCGTGA
- a CDS encoding SPOR domain-containing protein encodes MAFFKFRWPGQGEQKQTDKPVKRPRTTPQAETVEAMRRRARHRLIGAAVLVLIGVVGFPLLFDTQPRPIPVDIPIEIPDRNKVAPLVVPGPAVSSAPSATAAKPAVSAVAESGPASATTSARPAAAPPKGAVGAGLSDGEELVPPAARVPASRGAALPGTPKPEPKPEPKPPAPAEPKPAARPDDASRARALLEGRTMDTPAVAEEARFIVQVGAFADADKAREVRAKVERAGLKTYAQVVDTKDGKRTRVRVGPFGNRAEADKAAARVKALDLPASVLTL; translated from the coding sequence ATGGCATTTTTCAAGTTTCGGTGGCCCGGTCAAGGTGAGCAAAAGCAGACCGACAAGCCGGTGAAGCGCCCACGTACAACCCCCCAGGCAGAGACCGTTGAAGCCATGCGTCGTCGCGCGCGGCACCGGCTGATCGGTGCAGCCGTGCTGGTGCTGATCGGTGTGGTGGGGTTCCCTCTTTTGTTCGATACCCAGCCGCGCCCGATCCCGGTGGACATCCCCATCGAGATTCCCGACCGAAACAAGGTCGCGCCGCTGGTCGTGCCTGGTCCTGCCGTATCGTCAGCGCCCTCGGCGACGGCTGCAAAACCGGCAGTGTCGGCGGTGGCGGAATCTGGCCCAGCTTCCGCGACGACGTCGGCCCGTCCTGCCGCTGCGCCGCCCAAGGGGGCGGTAGGGGCAGGACTTTCGGATGGCGAAGAACTGGTCCCGCCCGCTGCGCGTGTGCCGGCATCCAGGGGCGCTGCGCTGCCTGGCACTCCCAAGCCTGAGCCAAAGCCTGAGCCCAAACCGCCGGCGCCCGCAGAGCCAAAGCCTGCAGCAAGACCCGACGACGCCAGCCGCGCGCGGGCCCTGCTGGAGGGGCGCACGATGGACACACCGGCTGTGGCCGAAGAAGCCCGTTTCATTGTTCAGGTGGGCGCCTTTGCCGACGCGGACAAGGCCCGCGAGGTGCGGGCCAAGGTCGAGCGTGCCGGGCTCAAGACCTATGCCCAGGTGGTGGACACCAAGGATGGCAAGCGGACGCGCGTGCGGGTGGGGCCCTTTGGCAATCGCGCTGAGGCTGACAAGGCTGCGGCCCGTGTGAAGGCGCTGGATCTCCCGGCCTCGGTGTTGACGCTCTGA